The Leptospira tipperaryensis genomic sequence GGACGCGCCCTGTAATCCGCGGGATTGTAAGGCATTTGATCCCAAGGAGCCGCGCCCATCTCGACCATCACTCTCATCGCGTCCGAGATCAAAGAACCGTTGTCTCTTCCCCCGTTGATCTGATTGTAGATAAAGGCGGGTGAAAAAATTTGACTGTAATTGGGGTTCCCGTCTTGAGTACGAAGAGACCAATTTTTAGAACCTTTTCTTTCTATGTATTCCTGAAAACTTTTCGTCGCGTAGGCGGTCGACCAGGCAACACAACTTCCTTGTTCGCCCTGATTTCCCACGGGAGGCATAGAATCGGAAAGATCCACTCTGGAAGAAAGCCCTCGATGGGAAATTCCATACGGATTGGTATCTTTTAGAGAAGAAAGAAGTTCGGAAGATTCCTGCTTCATCCCCAAAGACCTCATAGAAGGCTGGGAAAAAACGGAAGTTTGGGCCAATAAAAATAGAATTGAAATTACTATAGAATATCTTGAAATTCTCATATACTTAACTTAGTTCCCTTTTTGAGACTGAATTATTTCTTTTATCTGATCTTCCGTTTCTCTCGAATATTCCTTAAACGCAAACGGATGCGGTTCGTACAGGGCGATCAACTTAGATTCGTTTCCCTTGCTGTCTTTTACGGTTTTTTGAATTAAAAATAAAATGTAGTCTCCTTCCGGAGGAGCGGCTTTCAGCCATTTGCCCAACAATTCCGGAAAAATCATAAATCCGATTTCAAACTTAATCGGTAATTTTTCTCCGCCTTTCCAGGGTTTCAAAATTTCAACGGTCGCAGTTACTGACACTGAAGTTTCGGAGATTTTTTTCTCGTGAACGTTTGTAATCCGAGTGAGAGCGATATAATCCGAATTTCTAATTTGATTTTCAAGAGTCGGAGGAGTGGAAAGCGGCAGAAGCGGTAAGGTTAAAAAAAGAAAAGCGATAAAAGCAGATCCTTTGAATTTCATCTTTGTCTCCATCTGTGTCGTGTTACAGTCAAGGGTGCAGTATAGGTCTTGGAATCGGATCCGCAAGAAATTTTTTAATTTTTAAAAAGGGCTGCTTCTTGTCCTAGGTCACCGGAAACTTCCTCGCATGTTTTTGCGATCTCGGAGGATTCGATCGCCAATTTATGAATAAACTGAGTCGCTCCCACGATCGAAACCGAAGATTGTTTTACTTCTTGGATCACTCCGGATTGCTCCCGAATTACGACTTCCAATTCTCCCGCGTTTCGAATGACTCGATCGAATATACCGCTCAATCTTT encodes the following:
- a CDS encoding LIC_20196 family exoprotein; translated protein: MKFKGSAFIAFLFLTLPLLPLSTPPTLENQIRNSDYIALTRITNVHEKKISETSVSVTATVEILKPWKGGEKLPIKFEIGFMIFPELLGKWLKAAPPEGDYILFLIQKTVKDSKGNESKLIALYEPHPFAFKEYSRETEDQIKEIIQSQKGN